A single genomic interval of Wolbachia endosymbiont of Diaphorina citri harbors:
- a CDS encoding virB8 family protein: MLKFLKQEKSNESLDKDINWNSSRYSTVVAQRNTLLLFTLILLVAISISILAIFKISTSSTIEPFVIEIDKKSGIVQLVDPVTIKQYSANETLNDYFISEYIKAREVFDPYNYNYNYYTKVRLFSSPSVYSEFSNYIKSQNMNDLFNLYSDAKGELKIRSIQKLGNDALQVRFSIEFTRKDGNSSRKNKIVVMSYKYASLEMNDQQRYINPLGFQVISYRVDDEYV, translated from the coding sequence ATGCTGAAATTTTTAAAACAAGAAAAAAGTAATGAGTCATTGGATAAGGATATAAATTGGAATTCAAGTCGCTATAGCACAGTTGTTGCTCAGAGAAATACTTTACTTTTATTTACATTAATATTACTAGTTGCAATTTCTATAAGCATATTAGCTATATTTAAAATTAGCACAAGTAGCACTATTGAGCCATTCGTTATAGAAATTGACAAAAAGTCAGGAATAGTGCAATTGGTTGATCCTGTTACAATAAAACAATATTCTGCAAATGAAACGCTGAACGATTATTTTATTTCAGAGTATATAAAAGCAAGGGAGGTTTTTGACCCATATAATTATAATTATAATTATTATACAAAAGTAAGGTTGTTTTCTTCACCTAGTGTATATAGTGAATTTAGCAATTATATAAAATCGCAGAATATGAATGACCTTTTTAATTTATATTCAGATGCTAAAGGTGAGTTGAAAATTCGTTCAATTCAAAAATTAGGTAATGATGCTCTTCAAGTGAGATTTTCTATAGAATTTACACGAAAAGATGGAAATTCCTCAAGGAAAAATAAGATAGTTGTGATGTCGTATAAATATGCATCGCTTGAAATGAATGATCAGCAAAGATATATTAACCCGTTAGGGTTTCAAGTTATTTCATATAGAGTAGATGATGAATATGTGTAG
- the virB9 gene encoding P-type conjugative transfer protein VirB9, protein MNMCRILLVLALLISGSLNASINNKPISVDSRIKTFVYSPNEVFTVIFSQGYYSYIEFAEGEKVKNIAVGDASSWKINPYDNKLLVMPFEVSSRTNMIITTTKKRNYIFDLISRPNYDKYPDDDAKKVDHDYSVEKDISYVIRFYYPQEEDEFDVDLDEVSLPTQMQYITEKPEKIIQENNTRYNYTYIDEGGNVDIVPIELFDDGYLTYLKFRNSNKIPQVFIEGESCKRLLLDGYVIIKGVHKKLLMRYEDSEVEVINRSL, encoded by the coding sequence ATGAATATGTGTAGGATATTGTTAGTTTTAGCTTTACTAATAAGTGGCAGCTTAAATGCATCTATTAATAATAAACCTATTTCTGTAGATAGTAGAATAAAGACTTTTGTATATAGCCCTAATGAGGTGTTTACAGTAATTTTTAGTCAAGGTTACTATTCTTATATTGAGTTTGCAGAAGGGGAAAAAGTCAAAAACATTGCTGTTGGTGATGCATCAAGTTGGAAAATTAATCCTTATGATAATAAACTGCTTGTCATGCCATTTGAAGTCAGTAGTCGAACTAACATGATTATTACGACAACTAAAAAGAGAAATTACATTTTTGATCTAATTTCAAGACCAAATTACGATAAATACCCAGATGATGATGCTAAAAAAGTGGATCATGATTATTCCGTCGAAAAGGATATATCTTACGTAATACGTTTTTATTATCCTCAAGAAGAAGATGAATTTGATGTTGATTTAGATGAGGTTTCTTTACCTACTCAAATGCAATACATTACAGAAAAGCCAGAAAAAATAATACAAGAAAATAATACGAGGTACAACTATACATATATTGATGAAGGTGGTAACGTAGATATAGTTCCAATTGAGTTATTCGATGATGGTTATTTAACCTATTTAAAGTTTAGAAATAGTAATAAAATTCCTCAGGTTTTTATAGAAGGCGAATCCTGTAAAAGGCTGTTATTGGATGGTTATGTTATAATAAAAGGAGTACATAAAAAGCTATTAATGCGTTATGAAGATAGTGAAGTTGAAGTTATAAATAGGTCACTTTAG
- a CDS encoding TrbI/VirB10 family protein produces MSKERHNSVEDESEIESKVVTVGSNQGYKALIIVMVVLLVGGVYYLYFSPSNKEGPEIVKKEETKQNIQELKGKLEQVPDNVVVSERIATDLLPPLPPLPIPQVIPEVKQIKKEEVIKKEEQLKEIPLSNIPVLPKQNFPSSNVMGNLPTSFPTIGGGGYPKERRSAQMLAISGSSGEGKATDAVLSDTSAQSSKATKAGKLGLMIIQGKVIDAILETAISSDLQGMLRAVVSRDVYAETGDTILIPKGSRLIGGYSFDSNVAKARVNINWNRIILPHGIDVAIASSGTDELGRAGIAGIVDNKIVSALFSSVALAGVSIGSAVIGQKASNIVDTLTAMDAVKSITATEIDFSSLKDVISDVPEGTSSDKWKLGFGAIGRIQNAKNEQELLRIMRKEIAKALGIGEDKVNISLEDINQLLRQFQKKSKSVYDEAIGKSINDFSKDMRDIVGRYTDKKPTIYVNQGTALKVFVNQDIVFPPQAILNN; encoded by the coding sequence ATGAGTAAAGAAAGGCATAATAGTGTAGAAGATGAATCAGAGATAGAAAGCAAGGTAGTAACAGTTGGCTCTAATCAAGGTTATAAGGCATTGATTATAGTTATGGTAGTGCTCTTAGTTGGTGGAGTGTACTATCTTTATTTTAGTCCTTCTAATAAAGAGGGTCCAGAGATTGTTAAAAAAGAGGAAACAAAGCAAAACATTCAAGAATTGAAAGGAAAGTTAGAACAAGTTCCAGATAATGTAGTAGTTTCCGAGAGGATAGCAACTGATCTCTTGCCACCCTTACCTCCTCTTCCTATTCCACAAGTCATACCAGAAGTAAAACAAATCAAAAAAGAGGAAGTGATAAAAAAAGAAGAGCAACTAAAAGAAATTCCCTTGTCAAATATACCTGTTTTGCCAAAGCAAAATTTTCCTTCTAGTAATGTTATGGGCAATTTACCTACCTCTTTTCCTACAATAGGGGGTGGCGGTTATCCTAAAGAAAGGCGTAGTGCACAAATGTTAGCAATTTCAGGTAGTAGTGGGGAAGGTAAAGCTACAGATGCTGTTTTATCTGACACTTCAGCACAATCGAGCAAAGCTACCAAAGCTGGAAAGCTTGGTTTAATGATTATTCAAGGTAAAGTTATTGACGCTATTCTTGAAACTGCAATAAGTTCTGACTTACAAGGAATGCTCCGTGCTGTTGTTAGTAGAGACGTTTATGCAGAAACTGGTGATACAATTTTAATACCAAAAGGTTCAAGGTTAATAGGTGGTTATTCATTCGACTCGAATGTTGCAAAAGCCCGCGTGAACATAAATTGGAATAGGATCATTCTTCCTCATGGTATAGATGTTGCTATTGCATCATCTGGTACCGATGAGCTTGGAAGGGCAGGGATAGCTGGAATAGTTGATAATAAAATAGTAAGTGCATTATTCTCTTCAGTGGCACTTGCTGGTGTTTCGATTGGTTCAGCTGTTATAGGGCAAAAGGCTTCTAATATTGTCGATACGCTAACTGCCATGGATGCAGTGAAGTCTATTACTGCAACTGAAATAGATTTTTCTTCACTTAAAGATGTTATCAGTGATGTACCAGAAGGTACATCTAGTGACAAATGGAAATTGGGTTTTGGAGCTATTGGAAGAATTCAGAATGCTAAAAATGAGCAAGAGTTGCTAAGAATAATGAGAAAGGAAATAGCAAAAGCACTAGGAATTGGAGAAGATAAAGTAAATATAAGCCTAGAAGACATAAATCAGCTACTACGACAATTTCAAAAGAAAAGCAAGTCTGTTTATGATGAAGCAATCGGAAAATCAATCAATGATTTTTCTAAAGATATGCGAGATATAGTAGGCAGATACACAGATAAAAAACCAACTATTTATGTTAATCAAGGCACTGCGTTGAAAGTATTTGTTAACCAAGATATAGTATTTCCTCCACAGGCAATATTAAATAACTGA
- the virB11 gene encoding P-type DNA transfer ATPase VirB11: MNYAALDTYLEPLQGIFQEEGVNEISINKPKEVWIENRGEIRCEKLEIFDLKHLKSLSRLIAQATEQKLSEEAPLLSATLPNGYRIQIVFPPACEPDKVVMSIRKPSSMQLALDDYEKMGAFSETVVGVTDNPVDRHLDLLLKQKKIKEFLEYAVINKKNIIISGGTSTGKTTFTNATLRAIPFEERIITVEDAREIVLNDHPNKVHLIASKGGQGRARVTTQDLIEACLRLRPDRIIVGELRGAEAFSFLRAINTGHPGSISTLHADSPVMALEQIKLMVMQANLGIPPDQIIPYIRNVIDIVIQLKRTSGGKRSISEILFTRSSNENT; the protein is encoded by the coding sequence ATGAACTATGCTGCACTTGATACATATTTGGAGCCATTACAAGGGATATTTCAAGAGGAAGGTGTAAATGAAATATCAATAAATAAGCCTAAAGAAGTATGGATTGAAAATCGCGGTGAAATAAGATGCGAAAAGTTAGAAATATTTGATCTTAAACATTTAAAATCTCTTAGCAGGTTGATTGCTCAAGCTACAGAACAAAAACTGAGCGAAGAGGCACCGCTGCTTTCAGCTACATTACCAAATGGTTATCGTATACAGATAGTGTTTCCTCCAGCATGTGAGCCTGATAAAGTAGTCATGTCGATTCGTAAGCCTTCTAGCATGCAGTTAGCACTCGATGATTATGAAAAAATGGGGGCTTTTTCTGAAACTGTTGTAGGAGTAACCGATAATCCAGTAGATCGTCACCTAGATTTGCTACTGAAGCAAAAAAAAATAAAAGAGTTTTTAGAATATGCTGTAATAAATAAGAAAAATATCATAATCAGTGGTGGAACTTCCACTGGTAAAACCACTTTTACTAATGCTACTTTGCGTGCTATTCCATTTGAAGAAAGAATTATTACTGTTGAAGATGCAAGAGAGATAGTTTTGAATGATCATCCCAATAAAGTCCATTTAATTGCTTCTAAAGGAGGGCAAGGCAGAGCAAGAGTGACCACTCAGGATTTGATAGAGGCGTGTTTACGTTTAAGACCAGATAGAATAATAGTTGGTGAGCTGCGTGGAGCAGAAGCTTTTAGTTTTCTCAGGGCAATAAATACTGGCCACCCAGGGTCAATATCAACTCTTCATGCGGATAGTCCGGTAATGGCTCTTGAGCAAATAAAATTGATGGTGATGCAAGCAAATCTTGGTATTCCCCCAGACCAGATTATACCATACATTAGAAATGTGATTGACATTGTTATTCAACTCAAAAGGACCAGTGGTGGAAAAAGAAGCATTTCTGAAATATTATTTACTAGATCTTCAAATGAAAATACTTAA
- a CDS encoding type IV secretory system conjugative DNA transfer family protein, giving the protein MSNGNHLRNILIGGVVSFSILEFCFYLSGILFYLFVDGPDGVDFRAINPSLTPFPQALWPTIFDHIQYCWHHPELYSFELKIKLVVSSLLPIIVLMIILWNVRERLIEWRPFKKKESLHGDSQWASEKDIRKAGLRSKSGLLLGKDKRGYFIVDGFQHVLLFAPTGSGKGVGFVIPNLLFWNDSVIVHDIKLENYEITSGWRERQGQKVYVWNPAQPDGISHCYNPLEWISEKPGQMVDDVQKIANLIMPEQDFWQNEARSLFVGVVLYLLAAPEKVKSFGEVVRTMRSDDVVYNLAVVLDTMGKIIHPVAYMNIAAFLQKADKERSGVVSTMNSSLELWANPLIDTATASSDFNILDFKKKKTTVYVGLTPDNLTRLRPLMQVFYQQATEFLCRKLPSDDEPYGVLFLMDEFPTLGKMEQFQTGIAYFRGYRVRLFLIVQDTEQLKGIYEEAGMNSFLSNSTYRITFAANNIETANLISQLIGNKTVQQESLNKPKFLDLNPASRSLHISEIQRALLLPQEIIMLPRDDQIILIESTYPIKSKKILYYSDSTFTRRLLKPTRVPTQEPYDPNKVFSSASKDKISNEEESNAIEAADYPVEAKTEDAIYDEPEIEDGFEDEDIDDKFEGGDGFDDEDSKDEFEDDDEFEDEDELDGNKIEDRG; this is encoded by the coding sequence ATGAGTAATGGAAATCACCTACGGAATATTCTCATAGGAGGTGTAGTATCTTTTAGCATACTTGAATTTTGCTTTTATTTGTCTGGTATATTATTCTACTTGTTTGTTGACGGTCCAGATGGCGTGGATTTTAGAGCGATTAATCCTAGTTTGACGCCTTTTCCTCAAGCTCTCTGGCCAACAATTTTTGATCATATACAATATTGTTGGCATCATCCAGAGCTATATAGCTTTGAGCTCAAAATTAAATTAGTTGTATCTTCTTTACTGCCTATAATTGTTTTGATGATTATTTTGTGGAATGTGAGAGAAAGACTAATTGAGTGGCGGCCATTTAAAAAGAAAGAATCACTTCATGGAGATTCACAGTGGGCATCAGAGAAAGACATACGAAAAGCGGGATTAAGGAGTAAGAGTGGGTTGTTGCTTGGTAAAGATAAAAGGGGCTACTTCATTGTTGATGGGTTTCAGCATGTATTGCTCTTTGCGCCTACAGGTTCTGGTAAGGGTGTTGGTTTTGTAATTCCTAATTTGTTATTTTGGAATGATTCAGTAATTGTGCATGATATAAAATTAGAAAACTATGAAATAACAAGTGGTTGGCGAGAGCGACAAGGGCAAAAAGTATATGTATGGAACCCAGCGCAGCCAGATGGGATAAGCCATTGTTATAATCCACTGGAATGGATTAGTGAAAAACCTGGACAGATGGTTGACGATGTGCAAAAAATAGCTAATCTAATCATGCCTGAACAAGATTTTTGGCAAAATGAAGCAAGAAGCTTATTTGTTGGAGTGGTACTATACTTACTTGCTGCACCGGAGAAAGTTAAATCTTTTGGTGAGGTTGTACGTACAATGCGTAGCGATGACGTGGTTTACAATCTTGCTGTAGTTTTGGATACAATGGGTAAAATAATACATCCAGTAGCGTATATGAACATTGCAGCTTTTTTGCAGAAGGCTGACAAAGAAAGATCAGGTGTTGTGTCAACCATGAACTCATCTCTTGAATTGTGGGCAAACCCATTGATCGATACTGCAACTGCATCAAGTGATTTTAATATTTTGGATTTTAAAAAGAAGAAAACTACAGTTTATGTTGGTTTAACTCCTGATAACTTAACTAGGCTCAGGCCTTTAATGCAGGTTTTTTACCAACAGGCAACTGAGTTTTTATGTAGAAAATTGCCATCAGATGACGAGCCTTATGGTGTACTATTTTTAATGGATGAGTTTCCAACACTTGGAAAAATGGAGCAATTTCAAACGGGCATCGCGTACTTTCGTGGCTATCGAGTAAGGTTGTTTTTAATTGTTCAAGATACTGAACAGCTTAAAGGGATATATGAAGAAGCAGGAATGAACTCCTTTTTATCAAACTCAACCTATAGAATAACTTTTGCAGCCAATAATATTGAAACGGCTAATTTGATATCTCAGCTTATAGGAAACAAAACTGTACAACAAGAATCATTAAACAAACCTAAATTTTTAGACTTGAATCCTGCATCAAGATCATTGCATATCTCTGAAATACAGAGGGCATTGCTCTTACCTCAAGAAATTATTATGCTGCCACGTGATGATCAGATAATTTTGATAGAATCGACTTATCCAATTAAGTCAAAGAAAATTTTGTACTATAGTGATAGCACATTCACAAGAAGGCTGCTTAAGCCAACACGTGTGCCTACACAAGAGCCATATGACCCAAACAAGGTCTTTTCTTCTGCTAGCAAAGATAAGATTAGTAATGAAGAAGAGAGTAATGCTATTGAAGCTGCTGATTATCCTGTTGAGGCTAAAACTGAAGATGCAATATACGATGAGCCAGAGATTGAAGATGGGTTTGAAGACGAGGATATTGATGATAAGTTTGAAGGTGGTGATGGGTTTGATGATGAAGACAGTAAGGATGAATTTGAAGATGATGATGAATTTGAAGATGAGGACGAACTAGACGGCAATAAAATCGAGGATAGAGGTTAA
- a CDS encoding P44/Msp2 family outer membrane protein, translated as MMSKKTLAVTALALLLSQQSFASETEGFYFGGGYYGQYLNLGKLKAKIGDKDATDDNKVFINDRNTEKTEPQQISKYKADYSPPFAANIAFGYTGELGNNSYRAELEGMYSSIKVNNIGLANTQMNIKYEKENNEYGITINHDKIDNISVMANVYHHWKNDSFSFSPYVGIGVGATRMTMFEKSSIRPAGQLKAGFDYHINEDVNMHIGYRGFGVIGSSEYKPETLKLDAKTNKMAQQTGDNKMTTTIQNSFFHTHGIEAGLTFHFASKA; from the coding sequence ATGATGAGTAAAAAAACATTAGCAGTTACAGCACTTGCTTTATTGTTGTCACAACAATCTTTTGCAAGTGAAACAGAAGGATTTTACTTTGGTGGTGGATATTACGGTCAATATTTGAACTTGGGTAAGTTGAAAGCAAAAATTGGAGATAAGGATGCTACAGATGATAATAAGGTATTTATAAATGACAGAAACACTGAAAAAACAGAACCTCAGCAAATAAGTAAGTATAAAGCAGATTATAGTCCACCTTTTGCTGCAAATATAGCATTTGGTTACACAGGAGAATTGGGTAATAATAGTTATAGAGCCGAATTAGAAGGGATGTATTCTTCTATAAAAGTGAATAATATTGGTTTAGCAAACACTCAGATGAATATTAAGTATGAAAAAGAAAACAATGAATATGGTATTACGATTAATCATGACAAAATTGATAACATATCTGTAATGGCAAATGTTTATCATCATTGGAAAAATGATAGTTTCTCTTTTTCTCCTTACGTTGGTATTGGAGTTGGTGCAACAAGAATGACAATGTTTGAAAAATCGTCAATAAGACCTGCAGGTCAATTAAAGGCTGGCTTTGATTATCATATAAATGAAGATGTAAATATGCATATTGGATATAGAGGTTTTGGTGTTATTGGTAGCAGTGAATACAAACCGGAAACTTTAAAGTTGGATGCTAAAACAAACAAAATGGCTCAACAAACAGGTGATAATAAAATGACTACTACCATACAGAACAGCTTTTTTCACACACATGGTATAGAAGCTGGACTCACTTTTCATTTTGCAAGCAAAGCTTAA
- the topA gene encoding type I DNA topoisomerase has product MALLIVESPAKAKTIGKYLSKEFKVAASFGHVRDLPAKNGSVDPDNDFAMKYEIIEKAEKYVKELVKEASKTSDIYLATDPDREGEAIAWNVIEALKERKAINDESNIHRVVFNEITKKAVQEAIKNPREINMDLVRAQQARRALDYLVGFSLSPLLWTKLSGSKSAGRVQSVALKLICEREDEISKFITQEYWSIKAEMQNSKDEAFFAMLSHYDNKKLEKFDIKNEEEAKNLVREIESRQYAVSTVERKQVKRNPLPPFITSSLQQDAVNKLYFNVKNVMRVAQNLYEGINIGGEIVGLITYMRTDGFHIADEAINSIRVSIKSLYGDKYLPQSPRKYVKKVKNAQEAHEAIRPTDINRTPGSIKDYLTPEQFKLYDLIWKRTIASQMESAILDQVVVEISSIDQKVILRASGSSIFFDGFYRVYQDNIEAENEGLLPAMKEEEACKLISVDPKQHFTQPPPRYSEASIVKKMEEVGIGRPSTYATIISVLQDREYVSLDNKRFIPSSRGKIVTIFLETFFQRCVEYDFTAQMEERLDSISNGHADWKKELGYFWVPFFNHVNSVKQMTHDEIFSGIHDLVVNWFCSEEGKEEIGKKCPNCSGGILKLNFGKAGVFLGCSNYPACNHTKEITGSNDNSEYPKSLGIDDVTGQEVMIKKGPFGLYLEFNSESEKKKKISVPKDINVNDIDLNTATRLLSLPKIIGEHPETGKEVKIGLGRFGYYILYDGRYFSLKKSSKEVLDTQLNEAIQIIESSPRKELKSLGFNEKGKEVFICNGRYGFYIKCGKTNVALGKNADIESIDLKKALELIKNKK; this is encoded by the coding sequence ATGGCATTATTGATAGTTGAGTCGCCGGCAAAGGCAAAGACGATAGGTAAATATTTGAGTAAAGAATTTAAAGTGGCTGCATCCTTTGGCCACGTCAGAGATCTGCCAGCGAAGAATGGTTCTGTTGATCCTGATAATGACTTTGCCATGAAGTATGAGATTATTGAAAAAGCAGAAAAGTATGTAAAAGAGTTAGTCAAGGAAGCTAGTAAAACATCAGATATATACCTTGCAACAGATCCAGACAGAGAAGGGGAAGCAATAGCTTGGAATGTGATAGAGGCACTAAAGGAAAGAAAAGCAATCAATGATGAAAGCAACATTCATAGAGTAGTCTTTAACGAAATAACAAAAAAAGCAGTGCAAGAAGCTATAAAAAATCCACGTGAAATTAATATGGACTTAGTGCGTGCACAGCAAGCACGCAGAGCTTTGGATTATCTAGTTGGATTTAGCTTGTCACCGCTGCTGTGGACAAAATTGTCGGGAAGCAAATCTGCAGGGCGAGTGCAGTCTGTTGCATTAAAGCTTATATGCGAACGAGAGGATGAAATCAGTAAGTTTATAACACAGGAGTATTGGAGCATAAAGGCAGAAATGCAAAATAGCAAAGATGAGGCTTTTTTTGCTATGCTGAGTCACTATGACAATAAGAAGCTAGAAAAATTTGATATTAAAAATGAAGAAGAGGCAAAGAACTTAGTCAGGGAGATCGAGTCAAGGCAGTATGCTGTAAGCACAGTAGAACGCAAGCAAGTTAAGAGAAACCCGCTTCCTCCATTTATCACCTCAAGTCTTCAGCAAGATGCAGTGAATAAACTGTATTTTAATGTGAAAAATGTTATGCGAGTAGCGCAAAATTTATATGAAGGTATCAATATTGGTGGTGAAATCGTAGGGTTGATAACTTACATGCGTACAGATGGGTTTCATATTGCAGATGAGGCTATAAACTCAATTAGAGTGTCAATTAAGTCGTTATATGGTGATAAATATTTACCGCAGTCTCCTCGTAAATATGTAAAAAAGGTCAAAAATGCTCAAGAAGCACATGAAGCAATCCGGCCAACTGATATTAATAGAACGCCGGGTAGTATTAAGGATTACTTAACGCCAGAGCAATTTAAATTGTACGATTTAATCTGGAAAAGAACCATTGCAAGTCAAATGGAATCGGCGATTCTTGATCAAGTGGTAGTTGAAATTAGTTCTATTGACCAGAAAGTGATTCTGCGAGCAAGTGGATCGAGTATATTCTTTGATGGTTTTTATAGAGTCTACCAAGATAACATAGAAGCCGAAAATGAAGGCCTGTTACCTGCCATGAAAGAAGAGGAAGCGTGCAAGTTGATTTCTGTTGATCCGAAACAGCACTTTACTCAACCGCCACCTCGTTATAGTGAAGCGAGTATAGTAAAAAAAATGGAAGAAGTCGGTATAGGTCGCCCATCAACTTATGCAACAATTATTTCGGTATTACAAGATCGTGAATATGTTTCATTGGATAACAAAAGATTTATTCCAAGCAGCCGCGGTAAAATCGTGACTATATTTTTGGAAACTTTTTTTCAGCGTTGTGTAGAGTATGACTTTACAGCACAAATGGAAGAAAGGCTTGATTCAATCTCAAATGGACATGCAGATTGGAAAAAAGAACTAGGCTATTTTTGGGTGCCATTTTTTAATCATGTAAATTCTGTTAAGCAAATGACACATGATGAGATTTTTAGTGGTATTCATGATTTGGTAGTCAATTGGTTTTGCTCAGAGGAAGGAAAGGAAGAAATAGGTAAGAAATGTCCTAATTGCTCTGGTGGTATATTGAAATTAAATTTTGGAAAAGCCGGTGTGTTTCTTGGATGTTCTAACTATCCTGCATGCAATCATACAAAAGAAATTACGGGCAGTAATGACAATTCAGAATATCCAAAAAGTTTGGGTATAGATGATGTGACAGGCCAAGAGGTAATGATCAAAAAAGGTCCTTTTGGACTTTATCTGGAGTTTAATAGTGAGTCAGAAAAGAAAAAAAAGATTTCTGTACCAAAAGATATAAATGTTAATGATATTGATCTAAATACCGCCACTCGATTACTTTCCCTGCCGAAAATAATCGGAGAGCACCCTGAAACTGGAAAAGAAGTAAAAATAGGTCTTGGACGATTTGGGTACTATATTCTCTATGATGGTCGATACTTTTCTCTTAAAAAAAGCTCTAAGGAGGTATTAGACACACAATTAAACGAAGCTATACAAATTATTGAGAGCAGCCCACGCAAAGAGCTAAAATCTCTTGGTTTTAATGAAAAGGGAAAAGAAGTTTTTATCTGCAACGGTAGGTACGGATTCTATATAAAATGCGGTAAAACAAACGTTGCTTTGGGCAAGAATGCAGATATTGAGAGTATAGATTTGAAGAAGGCTTTAGAGTTGATTAAGAATAAAAAATAG
- a CDS encoding MFS transporter: MYNQQTRVLIATILCRIAIWYDHMLFIDLVNIISREFCYAKDIYYSILQLFGIAGLGAMVRPLGASVFGHIGDRYGRRMALTIAILLISIPSSLVAFIPSYSKIGITSTMLLLTIHLIQGVALGAEQGGSSVYLIEHLPNKKKLGMFFGIISFGRSIGILLSVVAVIICKKTTDFNAWGWRLPFIFSAILGLISAYSIYTLGETPAYEKNREQRNLPNVPIIELTKRYKRALILAILISVPVNVAVGFTIFLRTIAKEIVSVETYVTTYVNEVVLIITSILMPISSIVLGILADKTGRERTAILFIVITMVICCPMLSIAYYYKSYLIIMLSVMALSIIERGINPIGIVTAELFPTNVRFSGVSLSRNISYALHGGFTPMICTWFTIMFPKIDFAAGLYVIFCLLVSLVAILQIKPQDKKCDW, encoded by the coding sequence GTGTACAATCAACAAACAAGAGTATTGATTGCAACAATACTCTGTAGAATCGCAATATGGTATGACCATATGCTCTTTATTGATCTGGTTAATATAATTAGTAGAGAATTTTGTTATGCAAAAGATATCTACTACAGCATATTGCAATTGTTTGGAATTGCAGGACTGGGTGCAATGGTAAGACCACTTGGTGCATCTGTATTTGGTCACATTGGTGATAGGTATGGAAGGAGAATGGCGTTAACGATTGCTATCTTGCTAATATCGATTCCTTCTAGTCTCGTTGCGTTTATTCCAAGTTATAGCAAAATAGGAATAACCTCTACTATGTTGCTTCTTACAATCCATCTGATACAAGGGGTTGCACTTGGCGCTGAGCAAGGAGGTAGCTCTGTTTATCTCATAGAGCATTTACCTAATAAGAAAAAACTAGGAATGTTTTTTGGAATAATAAGTTTTGGTCGCTCCATTGGCATATTGCTCTCTGTGGTTGCAGTGATCATCTGTAAAAAAACCACTGATTTTAACGCTTGGGGTTGGAGGCTACCGTTTATTTTTTCAGCCATTTTAGGATTAATAAGCGCATATAGTATATATACACTAGGAGAAACTCCAGCGTATGAAAAAAATCGAGAACAAAGAAATTTACCTAATGTACCAATAATAGAGCTTACGAAACGCTATAAAAGAGCCCTGATACTTGCCATTTTAATATCTGTACCTGTTAATGTTGCTGTTGGATTTACCATATTTCTTAGAACAATTGCAAAAGAAATAGTGTCTGTTGAAACTTATGTCACAACGTATGTCAACGAAGTTGTACTCATTATAACCAGTATATTAATGCCGATATCTTCAATAGTGCTTGGAATTTTAGCTGATAAAACAGGAAGAGAACGCACTGCAATCTTATTTATAGTGATAACAATGGTAATATGTTGTCCTATGTTATCTATTGCATATTACTATAAAAGCTACCTAATAATTATGTTGAGTGTGATGGCTCTTTCTATAATCGAGAGGGGTATTAATCCTATAGGGATAGTTACTGCTGAGCTTTTTCCTACTAATGTTAGATTTAGTGGTGTGAGTTTATCACGTAACATTTCTTATGCCCTGCATGGTGGATTTACTCCTATGATATGCACTTGGTTTACTATAATGTTTCCTAAAATAGACTTTGCTGCTGGGCTTTATGTAATTTTTTGCTTATTAGTCAGCTTAGTAGCAATATTGCAAATAAAACCACAAGATAAAAAGTGTGATTGGTAA